One part of the Rutidosis leptorrhynchoides isolate AG116_Rl617_1_P2 chromosome 1, CSIRO_AGI_Rlap_v1, whole genome shotgun sequence genome encodes these proteins:
- the LOC139881788 gene encoding uncharacterized protein, with amino-acid sequence MLKSVAHHPSIQILKSLNFFRPLSSSFSTAIRSKYHNYYLRKRRKWPHPVYKSRWHQKLTHQHAMQHLQTSTLQINPLTSLINSFNLYNSTPTPNSYHFILKTLIKTPLQSHHIHSVLNHLQKFETFETPESIFIDLIEFYGTNGMFQEAVDLFFRLPDFRCVATVDSFNCLLSVLCKRKEGFRAVPQVLLKIRLMNVRVEGSSFAILIKALCRFKKPLNAIGLLYHMVDDEIEIDQRCFSLILSMLCRVNDVACDEVLRLFEEMKKLGFCVGMSDWENVIRCLVKREKGMKALEAFRRMKSDGFKGDVISYTMVLDGVILEGEYKCADHLFDEMLVLGLVPDVSTYNVYLNGLCKQQKFGDAITMLSVMEELGCKANISSYNIVLSAVYEGGEIGMASDVLKDVRAKGFELNLRTYEIMMCRMLKENDVSKALNLLDEMVHRRLIPQPSTFDEIICELCEKEFVSKALNLMTEMLGKNVLPGYRSWEALISGFRIKSDIKEIDLCFFLLKS; translated from the coding sequence ATGCTAAAATCAGTAGCTCATCACCCAAGTATTCAGATCCTCAAATCATTAAACTTCTTCCGACCACTTTCATCATCATTTTCAACTGCAATTAGAAGCAAATACCACAACTATTATCTCAGAAAACGAAGAAAATGGCCACACCCTGTTTACAAATCTCGTTGGCACCAAAAACTCACCCACCAACACGCAATGCAACATCTTCAAACATCAACTTTACAAATCAATCCCCTTACTTCACTTATCAATTCGTTTAATTTATACAATTCCACCCCCACCCCAAATTCCTATCATTTCATCCTCAAAACCCTAATTAAAACCCCATTACAATCCCACCACATTCACTCAGTCCTCAACCATCTCCAAAAGTTTGAAACTTTCGAAACACCCGAATCGATTTTTATCGATTTGATCGAGTTTTACGGCACCAACGGTATGTTTCAAGAAGCTGTTGATTTGTTTTTTAGGTTACCTGATTTTAGGTGTGTGGCTACTGTTGATTCCTTTAACTGTTTGCTTTCGGTTTTGTGTAAGCGAAAAGAGGGGTTTCGAGCTGTGCCGCAGGTTTTGTTGAAAATTAGGTTGATGAATGTGCGCGTTGAGGGTTCGAGTTTTGCGATATTGATTAAAGCGCTTTGTAGGTTCAAGAAGCCCCTAAATGCGATTGGGTTGTTGTATCATATGGTTGATGATGAGATTGAGATTGATCAGAGGTGTTTTTCGTTGATTTTGTCGATGTTATGTCGGGTAAATGATGTGGCATGTGATGAGGTTTTGAGATTGTTTGAAGAAatgaagaaattagggttttgtgttgGCATGTCAGATTGGGAGAATGTGATTCGGTGTTTGGTTAAACGAGAGAAGGGTATGAAAGCGTTGGAGGCGTTTAGGAGGATGAAATCGGATGGTTTTAAAGGTGACGTTATTAGTTACACAATGGTTTTGGATGGAGTGATTTTGGAAGGGGAGTACAAGTGTGCAGACCACCTGTTCGATGAAATGCTTGTGTTGGGTTTGGTTCCGGATGTTAGTACTTATAATGTTTACTTGAATGGTTTGTGTAAACAGCAAAAATTTGGTGATGCGATTACGATGCTTTCTGTTATGGAGGAACTTGGATGCAAAGCTAATATAAGTTCTTATAATATAGTACTGAGTGCAGTATATGAGGGTGGGGAAATTGGTATGGCGAGTGACGTTTTAAAAGATGTGAgagcgaagggttttgagttgaacTTGCGAACGTATGAGATAATGATGTGTAGGATGCTTAAGGAAAATGATGTTTCGAAAGCTTTAAATCTTTTGGATGAGATGGTGCATAGAAGATTAATACCTCAGCCTTCGACGTTTGATGAAATTATTTGTGAGTTGTGTGAGAAAGAATTTGTTTCGAAAGCCTTAAACTTGATGACTGAAATGCTCGGTAAGAATGTATTGCCTGGATATAGATCATGGGAAGCATTGATTAGTGGATTTCGAATTAAAAGTGATATTAAAGAGATTGATTTATGTTTTTTTTTGCTAAAAAGCTAG